A window of the Acidobacteriota bacterium genome harbors these coding sequences:
- a CDS encoding transposase, whose amino-acid sequence MVERSISWIVANGHRRVRYRGVEANRAQLALRIAAINLRRLVNLGLNHNGHVWAVT is encoded by the coding sequence ATGGTTGAACGCTCCATCTCATGGATCGTTGCGAACGGGCATCGACGGGTCAGATATCGAGGCGTCGAAGCGAACCGGGCACAGCTCGCCCTAAGGATCGCCGCCATCAACCTTCGGCGGCTCGTCAACTTGGGTCTCAACCACAACGGACACGTCTGGGCAGTCACCTAA